A single region of the Trachemys scripta elegans isolate TJP31775 chromosome 19, CAS_Tse_1.0, whole genome shotgun sequence genome encodes:
- the PRDM2 gene encoding PR domain zinc finger protein 2 isoform X5: protein MWEVYYPNLGWMCVDATDPRKGNWLRYVNWALSGKEQNLFPLEINRTIYYKTLKPIAPGEELLVWYNGEDNPEIAAALEEERAAHRSKRHSPKAKKDQVEDPAGSSSHVGPFRNLMSGMPPCVCERADCGSENLGTLHVLVYGPGDPIFLFTPTPASPEGKKKECKNKGKKAIDTKQRKTDLDFTSTDMRESKEDHKEEDEKPSVSAVLSLEQTAVIQEMVNQDVLPKLMIPSPTSEPRTMPEDKPGAITCGSDDLEEEEEEEEEEEEEEEEDEEVEDANLPEESPGKEPTAVCEEKLESMEEQKSISEESLENSPKKTPVVKIPKAKGVSNGDFQETFMFPCQHCERKFTTKQGLERHMHIHISSVNHAFKCRYCGKAFGTQINRRRHERRHEAGPKRKPFLTLTSAPQSDDVADGQTFADDGLKDELNVSNLVQDFAVLDSEKVSQEMSNSTLVEENKEPKELHPCKYCKKVFGTHTNMRRHQRRVHERHLIPKGVRRKGFILEEPQLQTEQAQPAQSVYIASTELEEDGEADDIYIMDISSNISENLNYYIDGKIQSNSSTSNCDVIEMESNSADLYGINCLLSPVTVEISQNLKSTQIHMTDLPKEPSSGGSNESKKRRTTSPPLLPKIKTEIDPEPITPSCSLNLPLSISTAESLPFHKEKSVYLSSKLKQLLQTQDSKKITPAATEIPKLGPSATSSPILPSVSSRFKRRTSSPPSSPQHSPALRDFGKQSDGKTIWNDTVLASKMPKLESHSNSPVWSLCGREERQTMSPLSFDDYKIPKEWTATPTFGSVCNQQPLDLSSGVKQRSDVKSKTQVPWESVLDLSVHKKPYSDTEVKEYKENNSVQPTCSGIKKKKPTTCMLQKVLLNEYNGTDIATESTPDLTLNRSPSPCKSSVPQPEPDVDPDVSAPTVESPSHSSPASPLPQTSAISSLCQLPPLLTPTDPSSPPPCPPLLTLATQPPPLLPTIPLPLPGASASVTPTPSCPSPLYNTATQSPLPILSPTVSPSPSPVPSVELFTTASPGPPNLSSSSSSSSSSSSSFSSSSSSSSCSSSSSFSSSSSSPSPPPLSVVSSVVSPADHLESTLPIIAFKQEEMESEHVKPREDPETSSEADVVRETFNKSFVCNVCESPFLSIKDLTKHLSVHAEEWPFKCEFCVQLFREKTDLSEHRFLLHGVGNIFVCSVCKKEFAFLCNLQQHQRDLHPDKECTHHEFESGTLRPQNFTDPSKANVEHMQSLPEVSLEPSKEEEDEDLNDSSEELYTTIKIMASGVKSKDPDVRLGLNQHYPSFKPPPFQYHHRNPMGIGATATNFTTHNIPQTFTTAIRCTKCGKSVDNMPELHKHILACASASDKKRYTPKKNPVPLKQTVQPKNGMVILAGPGKNAFRRMGQPKRLNFNVEMSKLSSNKLKLSALKKKNQLVQKAILQKKKSAQQKADLSNSVSESDSHICPYCNREFTYIGSLNKHASYSCPKKPISPSSKKNSSKKSGSFSSSTSGDKGNNQRRRTADAEIKMQSMQAHLGKTRARTSGPVQIQLPTASFKSKQNVKFIPPIRSKKPSPSSVLRNSSPVRVAKMTHIEGKKTKVVAKNHSGISSKTSRKLHVRIQRNKAVLPSKSAVANKKKTDRFSVKSRERVGGPITRSLQQAANADTIENKREESSTKQELKDFSYRLRMASRCPPSSSQNTCTRQCKKSNCTTAHFKE, encoded by the exons ACCAAGTGGAGGATCCAGCTGGTAGTAGCAGCCATGTAGGACCCTTCAGGAACCTGATG AGTGGAAtgcctccctgtgtgtgtgaaagagcaGACTGTGGGTCAGAAAACCTCGGAACACTACATGTCTTGGTGTATGGACCAGGAGACCCAATTTTCCTCTTCACCCCAACTCCAGCTTCACCAGAAG ggaagaaaaaggagtgtaaaaacaaggggaaaaaggCAATAGATACAAAGCAGAGAAAGACTGATTTGGATTTTACTTCCACAGATATGAGGGAGTCTAAAGAAG aCCATAAAGAGGAAGATGAAAAGCCATCTGTTTCTGCTGTGCTGTCACTGGAACAAACAGCCGTGATTCAGGAGATGGTAAATCAAGATGTTCTTCCAAAACTAATGATCCCCAGTCCTACCAGTGAGCCACGAACAATGCCTGAAGACAAACCAGGAGCAATAACTTGTGGATCAGAtgatttggaggaggaggaggaggaggaggaggaggaggaggaggaggaggaagaagatgaaGAGGTGGAAGATGCTAATTTACCTGAAGAAAGTCCTGGAAAAGAGCCTACAGCTGTATGTGAAGAAAAGCTAGAATCTATGGAGGAACAAAAAAGCATATCAGAAGAATCTCTAGAGAACTCCCCAAAGAAAACACCGGTTGTAAAAATTCCTAAAGCAAAAGGTGTATCGAATGGTGATTTCCAGGAAACATTTATGTTTCCCTGTCAGCATTGTGAGAGGAAGTTTACAACAAAGCAAGGACTTGAACGCCACATGCATATTCATATATCTAGTGTCAATCATGCTTTCAAATGCCGATACTGTGGGAAAGCCTTTGGCACTCAAATTAATCGGCGAAGGCATGAGCGGCGTCATGAAGCAGGGCCAAAAAGAAAACCATTCTTAACACTAACTTCGGCCCCGCAGTCTGATGATGTTGCTGATGGACAGACATTTGCAGATGATGGTCTTAAAGACGAATTAAATGTTTCCAATCTTGTGCAAGACTTTGCAGTCTTGGATTCTGAGAAGGTCTCCCAAGAAATGTCAAATTCTACCCTTGTTGAGGAGAACAAGGAACCCAAAGAATTGCATCCTTGCAAATATTGTAAAAAGGTTTTTGGAACGCATACTAACATGCGTAGGCACCAGCGTAGGGTTCATGAGCGTCATCTTATTCCCAAAGGTGTCAGGAGAAAAGGATTCATTCTTGAAGAACCGCAACTTCAAACTGAGCAGGCCCAACCAGCCCAGAGTGTGTATATAGCAAGTACAGAATTAGAAGAGGATGGTGAAGCTGATGACATATATATTATGGATATTTCTAGCAATATCTCAGAAAATTTAAATTACTATATTGATGGTAAAATTCAGTCCAACAGTAGCACTAGCAATTGTGATGTGATTGAGATGGAATCCAATTCTGCAGACCTGTATGGAATAAATTGTTTACTTAGTCCAGTCACAGTGGAAATTTCTCAGAATTTAAAGTCTACACAAATACACATGACTGACCTTCCTAAGGAGCCTTCTAGTGGTGGAAGCAATGAATCCAAAAAGAGGAGAACAACCAGCCCTCCTCTTTTAcctaaaataaaaactgaaatagaTCCAGAACCTATAACTCCTTCATGTTCGTTAAATCTTCCTCTTAGCATTTCAACAGCTGAGAGCTTACcttttcataaagaaaaaagtGTTTATTTGTCGTCCAAGTTAAAACAACTTCTTCAGACACAGGATAGTAAAAAGATAACTCCAGCAGCAACTGAAATCCCTAAATTAGGTCCTTCTGCTACATCTTCACCCATTTTGCCTTCAGTATCTAGTAGGTTTAAAAGGAGAACCAGCTCTCCTCCCAGTTCTCCACAGCACAGTCCAGCGCTTCGAGACTTTGGTAAACAAAGTGATGGAAAAACCATATGGAATGATACAGTTCTAGCTTCAAAGATgccaaaattagaaagtcacagcaACTCACCTGTATGGAGCTTatgtgggagggaggaaagacaGACTATGAGTCCTCTGAGTTTTGATGACTATAAAATACCTAAGGAATGGACAGCAACTCCAACTTTTGGTAGCGTGTGCAACCAGCAGCCATTGGATTTATCTAGTGGTGTAAAACAAAGGTCTGATGTCAAAAGCAAGACTCAGGTTCCTTGGGAATCAGTGTTAGATCTAAGTGTGCATAAGAAGCCATATAGTGACACTGAAGTTAAGgaatacaaagaaaataattcagTGCAGCCAACATGCAGTGGtattaaaaagaagaaaccaACCACATGCATGTTACAAAAAGTTCTGCTGAATGAATATAATGGAACGGATATAGCTACAGAAAGCACACCTGATTTGACTTTGAATAGAAGCCCAAGTCCATGTAAATCATCAGTACCCCAGCCAGAACCTGATGTTGATCCTGATGTGTCAGCACCTACTGTTGAGTCCCCTTCTCATAGTTCCCCTGCTTCCCCTTTACCTCAAACATCTGCTATATCCTCCTTGTGTCAGCTGCCCCCTCTTCTAACGCCAACGGatccttcctccccaccaccttgTCCTCCTTTGTTAACACTTGCTACGCAACCCCCTCCACTCCTTCCTACTATTCCTTTACCACTTCCAGGTGCCTCTGCCAGTGTCACTCCCACTCCTTCATGCCCATCACCACTGTATAACACTGCTACACAGTCCCCACTTCCAATCCTTTCACCTACAGTATCTCCCTCTCCATCTCCTGTTCCTTCTGTTGAACTTTTTACTACTGCTTCACCTGGTCCACCaaacctctcctcctcctcctcctcctcgtcctcatcttcctcttctttctcctcctcttcttcctcctcctcttgctcttcctcctcctccttctcctcctcttcatcatctccttctcctcctcctctttcagtAGTTTCTTCTGTTGTTTCCCCTGCTGATCATCTGGAAAGTACTCTCCCCATAATAGCTTTTAAACAAGAGGAAATGGAAAGTGAGCACGTGAAGCCAAGAGAAGATCCAGAGACTTCAAGTGAAGCAGATGTAGTTCGGGAAACGTTCAATAAAAGCTTTGTGTGCAATGTCTGTGAATCACCTTTTCTTTCTATTAAAGACCTAACTAAGCATTTATCTGTTCATGCTGAAGAATGGCCCTTCAAATGTGAATTCTGTGTACAGCTGTTTAGAGAAAAAACTGACTTGTCAGAACATCGCTTTTTGCTTCATGGAGTAGGAAATATCTTTGTATGCTCAGTCTGTAAAAAGGAATTTGCCTTTTTGTGCAATTTGCAACAACATCAGCGAGATCTCCATCCAGACAAAGAATGCACACATCATGAGTTTGAAAGTGGGACTCTAAGACCCCAGAATTTTACAGATCCCAGTAAGGCAAATGTAGAACATATGCAAAGCCTACCAGAAGTTTCCTTGGAACCCTCaaaagaagaggaggatgaagatctAAATGACTCCTCTGAAGAGCTTTATACTACCATAAAAATAATGGCTTCTGGAGTAAAGTCAAAAGATCCAGATGTTCGTTTGGGCCTCAATCAACACTATCCAAGCTTTAAACCACCTCCATTTCAGTATCACCATCGAAATCCTATGGGTATTGGAGCCACTGCTACGAATTTCACTACCCATAATATTCCACAGACCTTTACTACTGCCATTCGTTGTACAAAATGTGGGAAAAGCGTTGATAACATGCCCGAATTACACAAACACATCTTGGCATGTGCCTCTGCCAGCGACAAAAAGAGATACACGCCCAAAAAAAATCCAGTACCACTGAAGCAGACTGTGCAGCCTAAAAATGGCATGGTCATTCTAGCTGGCCCTGGGAAAAATGCCTTCAGACGAATGGGACAACCTAAAAGACTTAATTTCAATGTTGAGATGAGCAAATTGTCTTCTAATAAACTAAAACTAAGCGCATTGAAGAAGAAAAATCAGCTTGTCCAAAAAGCAATCTTGCAAAAAAAGAAATCGGCACAGCAGAAGGCAGACTTGAGTAATAGTGTATCTGAGTCAGACTCCCACATCTGCCCCTACTGTAATAGAGAATTCACTTACATTGGAAGCTTGAACAAACACGCATCTTACAGTTGTCCCAAAAAACCCATCTCCCCTTCCTCTAAAAAAAATTCATCCAAAAAAAGTGGGAGCTTCTCCTCATCCACAAGTGGCGACAAAGGCAACAACCAGCGCCGACGAACGGCAGATGCGGAGATCAAAATGCAGAGTATGCAGGCTCACTTGGGTAAGACGAGAGCACGAACCTCAGGACCTGTGCAGATTCAGCTGCCTACCGCATCCTTCAAATCAAAGCAAAATGTAAAATTTATACCTCCAATTAGATCCAAAAAGCCAAGTCCCTCTTCAGTGTTAAGGAACTCCAGCCCTGTAAGAGTGGCCAAAATGACTcacattgaggggaaaaaaactaaagTGGTAGCCAAGAATCATTCTGGAATCTCAAGCAAAACATCCCGGAAACTGCATGTCCGAATACAAAGGAATAAAGCCGTTTTGCCAAGTAAGTCTGCTGTGGCAAACAAGAAAAAGACAGATAGGTTCAGTGTAAAATCTAGAGAGAGGGTTGGAGGACCTATCACTCGGAGCTTACAGCAGGCAGCTAATGCAGACACAATAGAAAACAAGAGAGAAGAGAGCAGTACAAAACAAGAACTAAAAGATTTCAG
- the PRDM2 gene encoding PR domain zinc finger protein 2 isoform X2, translated as MNQNTTESAGAAETLADVPEHVLKGLPEEVSLFPSAVDKTRLGVWATKSILKGKKFGPFVGDKKKRSQVKNNVYMWEVYYPNLGWMCVDATDPRKGNWLRYVNWALSGKEQNLFPLEINRTIYYKTLKPIAPGEELLVWYNGEDNPEIAAALEEERAAHRSKRHSPKAKKDQVEDPAGSSSHVGPFRNLMSGMPPCVCERADCGSENLGTLHVLVYGPGDPIFLFTPTPASPEGKKKECKNKGKKAIDTKQRKTDLDFTSTDMRESKEDHKEEDEKPSVSAVLSLEQTAVIQEMVNQDVLPKLMIPSPTSEPRTMPEDKPGAITCGSDDLEEEEEEEEEEEEEEEEDEEVEDANLPEESPGKEPTAVCEEKLESMEEQKSISEESLENSPKKTPVVKIPKAKGVSNGDFQETFMFPCQHCERKFTTKQGLERHMHIHISSVNHAFKCRYCGKAFGTQINRRRHERRHEAGPKRKPFLTLTSAPQSDDVADGQTFADDGLKDELNVSNLVQDFAVLDSEKVSQEMSNSTLVEENKEPKELHPCKYCKKVFGTHTNMRRHQRRVHERHLIPKGVRRKGFILEEPQLQTEQAQPAQSVYIASTELEEDGEADDIYIMDISSNISENLNYYIDGKIQSNSSTSNCDVIEMESNSADLYGINCLLSPVTVEISQNLKSTQIHMTDLPKEPSSGGSNESKKRRTTSPPLLPKIKTEIDPEPITPSCSLNLPLSISTAESLPFHKEKSVYLSSKLKQLLQTQDSKKITPAATEIPKLGPSATSSPILPSVSSRFKRRTSSPPSSPQHSPALRDFGKQSDGKTIWNDTVLASKMPKLESHSNSPVWSLCGREERQTMSPLSFDDYKIPKEWTATPTFGSVCNQQPLDLSSGVKQRSDVKSKTQVPWESVLDLSVHKKPYSDTEVKEYKENNSVQPTCSGIKKKKPTTCMLQKVLLNEYNGTDIATESTPDLTLNRSPSPCKSSVPQPEPDVDPDVSAPTVESPSHSSPASPLPQTSAISSLCQLPPLLTPTDPSSPPPCPPLLTLATQPPPLLPTIPLPLPGASASVTPTPSCPSPLYNTATQSPLPILSPTVSPSPSPVPSVELFTTASPGPPNLSSSSSSSSSSSSSFSSSSSSSSCSSSSSFSSSSSSPSPPPLSVVSSVVSPADHLESTLPIIAFKQEEMESEHVKPREDPETSSEADVVRETFNKSFVCNVCESPFLSIKDLTKHLSVHAEEWPFKCEFCVQLFREKTDLSEHRFLLHGVGNIFVCSVCKKEFAFLCNLQQHQRDLHPDKECTHHEFESGTLRPQNFTDPSKANVEHMQSLPEVSLEPSKEEEDEDLNDSSEELYTTIKIMASGVKSKDPDVRLGLNQHYPSFKPPPFQYHHRNPMGIGATATNFTTHNIPQTFTTAIRCTKCGKSVDNMPELHKHILACASASDKKRYTPKKNPVPLKQTVQPKNGMVILAGPGKNAFRRMGQPKRLNFNVEMSKLSSNKLKLSALKKKNQLVQKAILQKKKSAQQKADLSNSVSESDSHICPYCNREFTYIGSLNKHASYSCPKKPISPSSKKNSSKKSGSFSSSTSGDKGNNQRRRTADAEIKMQSMQAHLGKTRARTSGPVQIQLPTASFKSKQNVKFIPPIRSKKPSPSSVLRNSSPVRVAKMTHIEGKKTKVVAKNHSGISSKTSRKLHVRIQRNKAVLPSKSAVANKKKTDRFSVKSRERVGGPITRSLQQAANADTIENKREESSTKQELKDFRNLL; from the exons ACCAAGTGGAGGATCCAGCTGGTAGTAGCAGCCATGTAGGACCCTTCAGGAACCTGATG AGTGGAAtgcctccctgtgtgtgtgaaagagcaGACTGTGGGTCAGAAAACCTCGGAACACTACATGTCTTGGTGTATGGACCAGGAGACCCAATTTTCCTCTTCACCCCAACTCCAGCTTCACCAGAAG ggaagaaaaaggagtgtaaaaacaaggggaaaaaggCAATAGATACAAAGCAGAGAAAGACTGATTTGGATTTTACTTCCACAGATATGAGGGAGTCTAAAGAAG aCCATAAAGAGGAAGATGAAAAGCCATCTGTTTCTGCTGTGCTGTCACTGGAACAAACAGCCGTGATTCAGGAGATGGTAAATCAAGATGTTCTTCCAAAACTAATGATCCCCAGTCCTACCAGTGAGCCACGAACAATGCCTGAAGACAAACCAGGAGCAATAACTTGTGGATCAGAtgatttggaggaggaggaggaggaggaggaggaggaggaggaggaggaggaagaagatgaaGAGGTGGAAGATGCTAATTTACCTGAAGAAAGTCCTGGAAAAGAGCCTACAGCTGTATGTGAAGAAAAGCTAGAATCTATGGAGGAACAAAAAAGCATATCAGAAGAATCTCTAGAGAACTCCCCAAAGAAAACACCGGTTGTAAAAATTCCTAAAGCAAAAGGTGTATCGAATGGTGATTTCCAGGAAACATTTATGTTTCCCTGTCAGCATTGTGAGAGGAAGTTTACAACAAAGCAAGGACTTGAACGCCACATGCATATTCATATATCTAGTGTCAATCATGCTTTCAAATGCCGATACTGTGGGAAAGCCTTTGGCACTCAAATTAATCGGCGAAGGCATGAGCGGCGTCATGAAGCAGGGCCAAAAAGAAAACCATTCTTAACACTAACTTCGGCCCCGCAGTCTGATGATGTTGCTGATGGACAGACATTTGCAGATGATGGTCTTAAAGACGAATTAAATGTTTCCAATCTTGTGCAAGACTTTGCAGTCTTGGATTCTGAGAAGGTCTCCCAAGAAATGTCAAATTCTACCCTTGTTGAGGAGAACAAGGAACCCAAAGAATTGCATCCTTGCAAATATTGTAAAAAGGTTTTTGGAACGCATACTAACATGCGTAGGCACCAGCGTAGGGTTCATGAGCGTCATCTTATTCCCAAAGGTGTCAGGAGAAAAGGATTCATTCTTGAAGAACCGCAACTTCAAACTGAGCAGGCCCAACCAGCCCAGAGTGTGTATATAGCAAGTACAGAATTAGAAGAGGATGGTGAAGCTGATGACATATATATTATGGATATTTCTAGCAATATCTCAGAAAATTTAAATTACTATATTGATGGTAAAATTCAGTCCAACAGTAGCACTAGCAATTGTGATGTGATTGAGATGGAATCCAATTCTGCAGACCTGTATGGAATAAATTGTTTACTTAGTCCAGTCACAGTGGAAATTTCTCAGAATTTAAAGTCTACACAAATACACATGACTGACCTTCCTAAGGAGCCTTCTAGTGGTGGAAGCAATGAATCCAAAAAGAGGAGAACAACCAGCCCTCCTCTTTTAcctaaaataaaaactgaaatagaTCCAGAACCTATAACTCCTTCATGTTCGTTAAATCTTCCTCTTAGCATTTCAACAGCTGAGAGCTTACcttttcataaagaaaaaagtGTTTATTTGTCGTCCAAGTTAAAACAACTTCTTCAGACACAGGATAGTAAAAAGATAACTCCAGCAGCAACTGAAATCCCTAAATTAGGTCCTTCTGCTACATCTTCACCCATTTTGCCTTCAGTATCTAGTAGGTTTAAAAGGAGAACCAGCTCTCCTCCCAGTTCTCCACAGCACAGTCCAGCGCTTCGAGACTTTGGTAAACAAAGTGATGGAAAAACCATATGGAATGATACAGTTCTAGCTTCAAAGATgccaaaattagaaagtcacagcaACTCACCTGTATGGAGCTTatgtgggagggaggaaagacaGACTATGAGTCCTCTGAGTTTTGATGACTATAAAATACCTAAGGAATGGACAGCAACTCCAACTTTTGGTAGCGTGTGCAACCAGCAGCCATTGGATTTATCTAGTGGTGTAAAACAAAGGTCTGATGTCAAAAGCAAGACTCAGGTTCCTTGGGAATCAGTGTTAGATCTAAGTGTGCATAAGAAGCCATATAGTGACACTGAAGTTAAGgaatacaaagaaaataattcagTGCAGCCAACATGCAGTGGtattaaaaagaagaaaccaACCACATGCATGTTACAAAAAGTTCTGCTGAATGAATATAATGGAACGGATATAGCTACAGAAAGCACACCTGATTTGACTTTGAATAGAAGCCCAAGTCCATGTAAATCATCAGTACCCCAGCCAGAACCTGATGTTGATCCTGATGTGTCAGCACCTACTGTTGAGTCCCCTTCTCATAGTTCCCCTGCTTCCCCTTTACCTCAAACATCTGCTATATCCTCCTTGTGTCAGCTGCCCCCTCTTCTAACGCCAACGGatccttcctccccaccaccttgTCCTCCTTTGTTAACACTTGCTACGCAACCCCCTCCACTCCTTCCTACTATTCCTTTACCACTTCCAGGTGCCTCTGCCAGTGTCACTCCCACTCCTTCATGCCCATCACCACTGTATAACACTGCTACACAGTCCCCACTTCCAATCCTTTCACCTACAGTATCTCCCTCTCCATCTCCTGTTCCTTCTGTTGAACTTTTTACTACTGCTTCACCTGGTCCACCaaacctctcctcctcctcctcctcctcgtcctcatcttcctcttctttctcctcctcttcttcctcctcctcttgctcttcctcctcctccttctcctcctcttcatcatctccttctcctcctcctctttcagtAGTTTCTTCTGTTGTTTCCCCTGCTGATCATCTGGAAAGTACTCTCCCCATAATAGCTTTTAAACAAGAGGAAATGGAAAGTGAGCACGTGAAGCCAAGAGAAGATCCAGAGACTTCAAGTGAAGCAGATGTAGTTCGGGAAACGTTCAATAAAAGCTTTGTGTGCAATGTCTGTGAATCACCTTTTCTTTCTATTAAAGACCTAACTAAGCATTTATCTGTTCATGCTGAAGAATGGCCCTTCAAATGTGAATTCTGTGTACAGCTGTTTAGAGAAAAAACTGACTTGTCAGAACATCGCTTTTTGCTTCATGGAGTAGGAAATATCTTTGTATGCTCAGTCTGTAAAAAGGAATTTGCCTTTTTGTGCAATTTGCAACAACATCAGCGAGATCTCCATCCAGACAAAGAATGCACACATCATGAGTTTGAAAGTGGGACTCTAAGACCCCAGAATTTTACAGATCCCAGTAAGGCAAATGTAGAACATATGCAAAGCCTACCAGAAGTTTCCTTGGAACCCTCaaaagaagaggaggatgaagatctAAATGACTCCTCTGAAGAGCTTTATACTACCATAAAAATAATGGCTTCTGGAGTAAAGTCAAAAGATCCAGATGTTCGTTTGGGCCTCAATCAACACTATCCAAGCTTTAAACCACCTCCATTTCAGTATCACCATCGAAATCCTATGGGTATTGGAGCCACTGCTACGAATTTCACTACCCATAATATTCCACAGACCTTTACTACTGCCATTCGTTGTACAAAATGTGGGAAAAGCGTTGATAACATGCCCGAATTACACAAACACATCTTGGCATGTGCCTCTGCCAGCGACAAAAAGAGATACACGCCCAAAAAAAATCCAGTACCACTGAAGCAGACTGTGCAGCCTAAAAATGGCATGGTCATTCTAGCTGGCCCTGGGAAAAATGCCTTCAGACGAATGGGACAACCTAAAAGACTTAATTTCAATGTTGAGATGAGCAAATTGTCTTCTAATAAACTAAAACTAAGCGCATTGAAGAAGAAAAATCAGCTTGTCCAAAAAGCAATCTTGCAAAAAAAGAAATCGGCACAGCAGAAGGCAGACTTGAGTAATAGTGTATCTGAGTCAGACTCCCACATCTGCCCCTACTGTAATAGAGAATTCACTTACATTGGAAGCTTGAACAAACACGCATCTTACAGTTGTCCCAAAAAACCCATCTCCCCTTCCTCTAAAAAAAATTCATCCAAAAAAAGTGGGAGCTTCTCCTCATCCACAAGTGGCGACAAAGGCAACAACCAGCGCCGACGAACGGCAGATGCGGAGATCAAAATGCAGAGTATGCAGGCTCACTTGGGTAAGACGAGAGCACGAACCTCAGGACCTGTGCAGATTCAGCTGCCTACCGCATCCTTCAAATCAAAGCAAAATGTAAAATTTATACCTCCAATTAGATCCAAAAAGCCAAGTCCCTCTTCAGTGTTAAGGAACTCCAGCCCTGTAAGAGTGGCCAAAATGACTcacattgaggggaaaaaaactaaagTGGTAGCCAAGAATCATTCTGGAATCTCAAGCAAAACATCCCGGAAACTGCATGTCCGAATACAAAGGAATAAAGCCGTTTTGCCAAGTAAGTCTGCTGTGGCAAACAAGAAAAAGACAGATAGGTTCAGTGTAAAATCTAGAGAGAGGGTTGGAGGACCTATCACTCGGAGCTTACAGCAGGCAGCTAATGCAGACACAATAGAAAACAAGAGAGAAGAGAGCAGTACAAAACAAGAACTAAAAGATTTCAG GAACCtcctgtaa